The following coding sequences are from one Rhineura floridana isolate rRhiFlo1 chromosome 2, rRhiFlo1.hap2, whole genome shotgun sequence window:
- the TWIST2 gene encoding twist-related protein 2 isoform X1, whose translation MFIISRASRHPTQNKTAGRLQRGMRYVQEEDDDYSYHSHLLPTLHPEVPGLGTSEEELERQPKRFGRKRRYSKKSSEDGSPNPGKRGKKSSPSAQSYEELQSQRILANVRERQRTQSLNEAFAALRKIIPTLPSDKLSKIQTLKLAARYIDFLYQVLQSDEMDNKMTSCSYVAHERLSYAFSVWRMEGAWSMSATH comes from the exons ATGTTCATTATAAGTAG ggcatcCCGTCACCCTACTCAGAATAAAACAGCTGGGAGACTGCAAAGAGGGATGAGGTATGTccaagaagaagatgatgattaCTCTTATCATTcgcatttattacccacccttcacccagaggtcccagg CTTGGGGACCAGTGAAGAGGAGCTGGAGAGGCAGCCAAAGAGATttggaaggaagaggagatacaGTAAGAAATCCAGTGAAGATGGAAGTCCAAACCCAGGCAAACGGGGAAAGAAGTCCAGCCCAAGCGCACAGTCCTACGAGGAACTCCAAAGCCAACGGATTCTTGCGAATGTCCGAGAGAGGCAGAGGACTCAGTCCCTCAATGAAGCTTTTGCAGCCTTGAGGAAAATAATTCCAACCCTGCCTTCCGACAAACTCAGTAAAATCCAGACTCTCAAGCTGGCTGCCAGGTACATAGACTTCCTCTACCAGGTACTGCAGAGCGATGAGATGGACAATAAGATGACCAGCTGCAGCTATGTGGCTCATGAGAGGCTCAGTTACGCCTTTTCTGTGTGGAGGATGGAAGGAGCATGGTCAATGTCTGCCACACACTAG
- the TWIST2 gene encoding twist-related protein 2 isoform X2: MEESSSPPVSPGDSLGTSEEELERQPKRFGRKRRYSKKSSEDGSPNPGKRGKKSSPSAQSYEELQSQRILANVRERQRTQSLNEAFAALRKIIPTLPSDKLSKIQTLKLAARYIDFLYQVLQSDEMDNKMTSCSYVAHERLSYAFSVWRMEGAWSMSATH; this comes from the coding sequence atggaagaaagtTCTAGCCCTCCTGTTTCTCCTGGGGACAGCTTGGGGACCAGTGAAGAGGAGCTGGAGAGGCAGCCAAAGAGATttggaaggaagaggagatacaGTAAGAAATCCAGTGAAGATGGAAGTCCAAACCCAGGCAAACGGGGAAAGAAGTCCAGCCCAAGCGCACAGTCCTACGAGGAACTCCAAAGCCAACGGATTCTTGCGAATGTCCGAGAGAGGCAGAGGACTCAGTCCCTCAATGAAGCTTTTGCAGCCTTGAGGAAAATAATTCCAACCCTGCCTTCCGACAAACTCAGTAAAATCCAGACTCTCAAGCTGGCTGCCAGGTACATAGACTTCCTCTACCAGGTACTGCAGAGCGATGAGATGGACAATAAGATGACCAGCTGCAGCTATGTGGCTCATGAGAGGCTCAGTTACGCCTTTTCTGTGTGGAGGATGGAAGGAGCATGGTCAATGTCTGCCACACACTAG